The following coding sequences are from one Arcobacter nitrofigilis DSM 7299 window:
- a CDS encoding uroporphyrinogen-III synthase yields MNNIVLLSNAKYEGVENLPVFDIEYLDIRINLQEYDSLIFTSKNAIYALDKASLPWTNLDSYAIAKKTSDILKKHNSNVVFTGVSSHGDNFAYELIPLLKNKKVLYVKGEKSVSKLFNILKDNKINVEELIVYKTICNKKDLKVPALNSIIIFTSPSCVKCFFDKIVWDESYKAIVIGNTTAKYMPKNIKYKTSPTQSIEACIELAKHFNKINL; encoded by the coding sequence ATGAATAATATAGTTTTACTTTCAAATGCAAAATATGAAGGAGTAGAAAATCTTCCTGTTTTTGATATTGAGTATCTTGATATTAGGATAAACTTGCAAGAATATGATTCTTTGATTTTTACATCAAAAAATGCCATTTATGCCCTTGATAAAGCCTCTTTACCCTGGACTAACTTAGATTCATATGCCATTGCTAAAAAAACTTCTGATATCTTGAAAAAACATAATTCAAATGTAGTTTTTACAGGTGTCTCTTCCCATGGAGATAATTTTGCTTATGAATTAATTCCCTTATTAAAAAATAAAAAAGTTTTATATGTAAAAGGGGAAAAGAGTGTTTCAAAGTTATTTAATATTTTGAAAGATAATAAAATAAATGTAGAAGAATTAATAGTTTATAAAACTATTTGCAATAAAAAAGATCTAAAAGTTCCAGCTTTAAATTCAATTATTATCTTTACTTCCCCTTCTTGTGTGAAGTGTTTCTTTGACAAAATTGTTTGGGATGAGAGTTATAAAGCTATTGTAATAGGAAATACAACTGCAAAATATATGCCTAAAAATATAAAATATAAAACCTCTCCTACTCAGTCAATTGAAGCATGTATTGAACTTGCAAAACATTTCAATAAAATTAATCTTTAA
- a CDS encoding SulP family inorganic anion transporter produces MFKNIKNDILGGVTAAVVALPLALAFGVASGAGAEAGIYGAIILGFFAALFGGTPTQISGPTGPMTVITAAAIVAFKDDLASVMTVIFLAGIIQISFGIFGIGKWIKFIPYPVISGFMTGIGIIIIILQINPFLGVDGYGSVIHTLIEIPNTFQLANNDSLIIAYITLIIMFLTPKVITKIIPSALIALIVMTSFSIYYGYDIKVIGEIPTSLPNFVLPFNFDILKLKDIFMYALTLALLGTIDTLLTSLVADSMTKTKHRPNKELIGQGIGNSLCAFVGGIPGAGATMRTVINIKSGGVTRISGMTHSIMLLITVVFFAKYASQVPLAVLSGILIKVGVDIIDYRFFRIMKVLHKNDILIMITVLLLTVFVDLIMAVGAGITFAAISAVYKISKETRIQTIKSFKDSPFDIDIDNTDIRILRIDGAFFFGSAMILERRIKKVLKAKYIIIDCRDIAFLDISAIITIEEIINLLKDYNIDVSLVVKERDRRRLVKIEDSEIFKNTLIYKNMDLAINKIQKENLQIHE; encoded by the coding sequence TTGTTTAAAAATATTAAGAATGATATTTTAGGGGGAGTAACTGCAGCAGTTGTAGCTTTACCATTAGCTTTGGCTTTTGGAGTCGCAAGTGGAGCAGGGGCTGAAGCTGGTATTTATGGAGCCATTATACTTGGTTTTTTTGCGGCTTTATTTGGTGGAACTCCAACTCAAATATCAGGACCAACAGGTCCTATGACTGTTATCACAGCTGCTGCTATAGTTGCTTTTAAAGATGATTTAGCTTCAGTTATGACGGTGATATTTTTAGCAGGAATAATTCAAATCTCTTTTGGTATTTTTGGCATTGGTAAATGGATTAAATTTATTCCTTATCCTGTTATTTCTGGATTTATGACTGGAATTGGTATTATAATAATCATCTTACAAATCAATCCTTTTTTAGGAGTTGATGGTTATGGTTCTGTAATTCATACTTTAATTGAAATTCCAAATACCTTTCAGTTAGCTAATAATGACTCTTTGATAATCGCTTATATCACCTTAATAATTATGTTTTTAACTCCTAAAGTTATTACAAAAATTATACCTTCTGCACTAATTGCTTTGATAGTTATGACATCTTTTAGTATTTATTATGGATATGATATTAAAGTAATAGGTGAAATCCCAACATCTTTACCTAATTTTGTTTTACCTTTTAATTTTGATATTTTAAAGTTAAAAGATATTTTTATGTATGCACTTACATTAGCCTTACTAGGAACAATTGATACTTTATTAACATCCTTAGTAGCAGATTCTATGACTAAAACAAAACATAGACCAAATAAAGAGTTAATAGGGCAGGGAATTGGTAACTCATTATGTGCTTTTGTTGGAGGAATACCAGGAGCAGGGGCTACTATGAGAACTGTAATTAATATAAAAAGTGGAGGAGTTACCAGAATTTCTGGAATGACTCACTCTATTATGCTTTTAATCACTGTTGTCTTTTTCGCTAAATATGCTTCTCAAGTTCCTTTGGCTGTCTTATCTGGAATCTTGATAAAAGTTGGTGTTGATATTATTGATTATAGATTTTTTAGAATCATGAAAGTCTTGCATAAAAATGACATACTAATTATGATTACCGTTTTATTATTAACTGTATTTGTTGATTTAATTATGGCAGTTGGTGCAGGTATTACTTTTGCAGCAATATCAGCTGTTTATAAAATATCAAAAGAGACAAGAATTCAAACAATAAAATCGTTCAAAGATAGTCCTTTTGATATAGATATTGATAATACTGATATAAGAATATTAAGAATTGATGGAGCTTTTTTCTTTGGAAGTGCTATGATACTTGAACGAAGAATAAAAAAAGTTTTAAAAGCTAAATATATTATTATTGATTGTAGGGATATAGCTTTTTTAGATATTTCTGCAATTATCACAATTGAAGAAATTATTAATTTATTAAAAGATTATAATATTGATGTTTCCTTGGTCGTAAAAGAGAGAGATAGAAGAAGACTAGTAAAGATTGAAGATAGTGAGATATTTAAGAATACACTTATTTATAAGAATATGGATTTAGCAATAAATAAAATTCAAAAAGAGAACCTACAAATACATGAATAA
- the der gene encoding ribosome biogenesis GTPase Der, giving the protein MQVINSKDELKKIALVGQPNVGKSSLFNRIAKQRIAIVSDQAGTTRDVRKHEVEIFDKKALMLDTGGIDETNDAIFSTVKRKAVETAKEADIILFMVDGKKLPDDKDKELFYELQALGKKLALVVNKIDNDKEKERLWEFFEFGIKDENLFGISVSHNRGTKDLFDWIYNVLPELPESEVIINREILGDDDSEYAEGEYPLEDEIVEEEVDDNNIKVAIIGRVNVGKSSILNALIGQERSVVSPIAGTTIDPVDESFEYKDKNITFVDTAGLRRRGSIEGIEKFALMRTKEMLEKANLALVVLDASSELVDLDEKIAGLVDEYGLGTIIVLNKWDENMDTFQKIQETIRSKFKFLYYAPIIAVSAKTGRSIDKLKDKLIEIYENYSQRVSTSELNRIIEHALIRHALPSPNGAYLRIYYTTQFETKPPRIALIMNKPNLLHFSYKRYLINILREQLNFEGTPIHILTRKKGQREEDEETN; this is encoded by the coding sequence ATGCAAGTAATTAATAGTAAAGATGAATTGAAGAAAATAGCACTAGTGGGACAACCAAATGTTGGTAAAAGTTCACTATTTAATAGAATAGCAAAACAAAGAATAGCCATAGTATCAGATCAAGCAGGAACAACAAGAGATGTTAGAAAACATGAAGTAGAGATATTTGATAAAAAAGCATTGATGTTAGATACAGGTGGTATTGATGAAACAAATGATGCAATCTTTTCAACAGTAAAAAGAAAAGCTGTAGAGACTGCAAAAGAGGCTGATATAATACTTTTTATGGTTGATGGTAAAAAGCTTCCAGATGATAAAGATAAAGAATTATTTTATGAGCTTCAAGCCTTAGGAAAAAAATTAGCTTTAGTTGTAAATAAAATTGATAATGATAAAGAAAAAGAGAGACTTTGGGAGTTCTTTGAATTTGGTATTAAAGATGAAAATCTTTTTGGAATATCTGTTTCTCACAATAGAGGTACAAAAGATTTATTTGACTGGATTTATAATGTATTACCTGAATTACCAGAGAGTGAAGTTATTATAAATAGAGAAATATTAGGTGATGATGATTCTGAATATGCTGAAGGAGAATATCCTTTGGAAGATGAAATAGTTGAAGAAGAAGTAGATGATAATAATATTAAAGTAGCTATTATTGGTAGAGTTAATGTTGGTAAATCATCTATTTTAAATGCTTTGATCGGACAAGAGCGTTCAGTAGTTTCTCCAATAGCGGGAACTACAATTGACCCCGTTGATGAGTCATTTGAATATAAAGATAAAAATATTACTTTTGTTGATACAGCAGGTTTGAGAAGAAGAGGAAGTATTGAAGGAATTGAAAAATTTGCTTTAATGAGAACTAAAGAGATGCTTGAAAAAGCAAATTTAGCTTTAGTTGTTTTAGATGCTTCTTCTGAATTAGTTGATTTAGATGAAAAGATTGCTGGTTTAGTTGATGAGTATGGATTAGGAACAATAATTGTTTTAAATAAATGGGATGAGAATATGGATACATTCCAAAAAATACAAGAAACTATTAGAAGCAAATTTAAATTTTTATATTATGCTCCAATAATTGCAGTATCTGCAAAAACAGGTAGAAGTATTGATAAACTAAAAGATAAGTTAATTGAAATTTATGAAAATTATAGTCAAAGAGTTTCTACCTCTGAATTAAATAGAATCATAGAACATGCACTAATCAGACATGCTCTTCCAAGTCCAAATGGTGCATATTTAAGAATATATTATACAACACAATTTGAGACTAAACCTCCAAGAATTGCACTTATTATGAATAAACCAAATTTACTGCATTTCTCATATAAAAGATATTTAATAAATATCTTAAGAGAACAATTAAATTTTGAAGGGACACCTATTCATATTTTAACTCGTAAAAAAGGTCAAAGAGAAGAGGACGAAGAGACAAATTAA
- the hpf gene encoding ribosome hibernation-promoting factor, HPF/YfiA family has translation MNTSIVGRHIELTDAIKDYVNSSVDILKKYNLDIISVNSIIDKEERNSKPVFVFEFTINVAHLDTIVVKQKDKDLYSAVDIAVDRVSKVLRRHHDKVSTHKATKLSEVVSTEIEDAIANELDRLEAEIVPVRLTSYKPIDIEEALNDLKSSGSAFKVFYDKDDNMRVLYKTSDEGKFGLY, from the coding sequence ATGAATACAAGTATTGTAGGAAGACACATAGAATTAACAGATGCGATAAAAGACTATGTAAATAGTTCAGTAGATATTTTAAAAAAGTATAACTTAGACATTATTTCAGTTAATTCTATTATTGATAAAGAAGAGAGAAATAGTAAACCTGTATTCGTTTTCGAATTTACAATTAATGTAGCACATTTAGATACAATTGTTGTAAAACAAAAAGATAAAGACTTATATTCTGCGGTTGATATTGCAGTTGATAGAGTTTCAAAAGTACTAAGAAGACATCATGATAAAGTAAGTACTCACAAAGCTACTAAACTTTCTGAAGTTGTTTCTACAGAAATTGAAGATGCAATTGCAAATGAATTAGATAGACTTGAAGCTGAAATAGTTCCAGTTAGATTAACTTCATATAAACCAATTGATATTGAAGAAGCATTAAATGATTTAAAATCTTCTGGTTCTGCATTTAAAGTTTTCTATGACAAAGATGATAATATGAGAGTATTATATAAAACAAGTGATGAAGGAAAATTTGGTTTATACTAA
- a CDS encoding FtsK/SpoIIIE family DNA translocase: MVKKILSLISLFLIVYFEYATIVSDKVTVGKVGSIFASYSHLYFGYLSYVYLFLILYPIYKINFKHEEKKEYLKYFGIFIFLLSALIFQSLVFTKADKLSGLIGDGIISSFFPFIGFAGLWLLVLIGFLITFLIFVDGKEIKTVNVQKIASNIKKDVVLFQPKNNDSRREKRREKVTVKEVGDTAEILIIEEDNKEDKKSKNGNSENIVETKVSDNVEEKHSIMVDELEENKKLQDEIEVGESEKPKDFRLPSSNFFQTPPKISTSKINEEIIDRKIADLLEKLLMFKIEGDVVRTYTGPVVTTFEFKPAPHVKVSKVLNLQDDLAMALKAETIRIQAPIPGKDVIGIEVPNENMHVIYLKELLDSEIFNKATSPLTMILGKDIVGKPFITDLKKLPHLLIAGTTGSGKSVGLNAMILSLLYKNSPDNLKLIMIDPKMLEFSIYNDIPHLLTPVITKPKEAITALSNMVLEMERRYTLMSQTKTKNIENYNEKSKKETFDPLPYIVVIIDELADLMMTSGKDVELSIARLAQMARASGIHLIVATQRPSVDVVTGLIKANLPSRISYKVGQKVDSKIILDAMGAESLLGRGDMLFTPPGSSGLVRLHAPWSKEDEIEKVVDFLKSQREVEYDMNFVKDKDGNGTAISSGDMSSLDELYEDAKQVVLTDKKTSISYIQRKLRIGYNRAATIVEQLEMTGVLSEVNAKGNREILL; the protein is encoded by the coding sequence ATAGTTAAAAAAATATTATCTTTAATATCACTATTTTTAATAGTATATTTTGAGTATGCAACAATTGTATCTGATAAGGTTACTGTTGGAAAAGTAGGCTCTATTTTTGCTTCATATTCACATTTATATTTTGGTTACTTATCTTATGTTTATCTATTTTTGATTTTATATCCTATTTATAAAATTAATTTTAAACATGAAGAGAAAAAAGAGTATTTAAAGTACTTTGGAATATTTATTTTTCTTTTATCAGCACTTATTTTTCAATCTTTAGTTTTTACAAAAGCAGATAAGCTTTCAGGTTTAATTGGAGATGGAATTATTAGTTCATTTTTCCCTTTTATTGGTTTTGCAGGGCTATGGTTATTAGTCTTAATTGGCTTTTTGATTACATTTTTAATATTTGTTGATGGAAAAGAGATTAAAACAGTAAATGTACAAAAAATAGCTTCAAATATAAAAAAAGATGTAGTTTTATTTCAACCAAAAAATAATGACTCAAGAAGAGAAAAAAGAAGAGAAAAAGTAACAGTTAAAGAAGTAGGTGATACAGCTGAAATTTTAATTATCGAAGAAGATAATAAAGAAGATAAAAAATCTAAAAATGGTAATAGTGAAAATATAGTAGAAACAAAAGTTAGTGATAATGTTGAAGAAAAACATTCTATTATGGTTGATGAATTGGAAGAGAATAAAAAGTTACAAGATGAAATAGAAGTTGGAGAATCAGAGAAACCAAAAGATTTCAGACTTCCAAGTAGCAACTTTTTCCAAACTCCTCCCAAAATTTCAACTTCAAAGATTAATGAAGAGATAATTGATAGAAAAATTGCTGATTTATTAGAAAAACTTTTAATGTTTAAAATTGAGGGTGATGTTGTTAGAACTTATACAGGTCCAGTTGTTACAACTTTTGAATTTAAACCAGCTCCTCATGTAAAAGTATCAAAAGTATTAAATCTTCAAGATGATTTAGCAATGGCACTTAAAGCGGAAACAATAAGAATCCAAGCCCCAATTCCAGGTAAAGATGTAATAGGAATTGAAGTTCCAAATGAGAATATGCATGTAATTTATTTAAAAGAGTTACTTGACAGCGAAATATTTAATAAAGCAACTTCTCCTTTAACTATGATTTTAGGAAAAGATATAGTTGGTAAACCATTTATTACTGATTTAAAAAAACTTCCACACTTGCTTATTGCAGGAACTACAGGTTCAGGAAAATCAGTTGGATTAAATGCAATGATTCTTTCACTTTTATATAAGAATTCACCTGATAATTTAAAGCTTATTATGATTGATCCAAAGATGTTAGAGTTTTCTATTTATAATGATATTCCACATTTATTAACTCCTGTTATAACAAAACCTAAAGAGGCTATTACAGCTTTATCTAATATGGTTTTAGAGATGGAAAGACGATATACATTAATGTCTCAAACAAAAACAAAAAATATCGAAAATTATAATGAAAAATCAAAAAAAGAAACATTTGACCCTTTACCATATATTGTAGTTATTATTGATGAGCTAGCTGATCTTATGATGACAAGTGGAAAAGATGTGGAACTTTCTATTGCAAGGCTTGCACAAATGGCAAGAGCTAGTGGTATTCACTTGATTGTTGCTACTCAAAGACCTTCTGTTGATGTTGTTACAGGATTGATTAAAGCAAACTTACCAAGTAGAATTTCATACAAAGTAGGGCAAAAAGTAGATTCTAAAATTATACTTGATGCAATGGGTGCAGAGTCTTTACTAGGACGAGGGGATATGTTATTTACTCCTCCTGGAAGTTCAGGACTTGTAAGACTTCATGCTCCTTGGTCAAAAGAAGATGAAATTGAAAAAGTTGTTGATTTCTTAAAATCACAAAGAGAAGTTGAATATGATATGAATTTTGTCAAAGATAAAGATGGAAATGGAACTGCAATTTCAAGTGGTGATATGTCATCTTTAGATGAACTTTATGAAGATGCAAAACAAGTTGTATTAACGGATAAAAAAACTTCAATTTCATATATTCAACGAAAACTAAGAATCGGTTACAATAGAGCAGCTACAATTGTAGAACAACTTGAAATGACAGGTGTTTTATCAGAAGTTAATGCAAAAGGTAATCGTGAGATATTACTTTAA
- the lpxD gene encoding UDP-3-O-(3-hydroxymyristoyl)glucosamine N-acyltransferase: MKLKDIAIALDIKCDSEIEISGLNTLVDSTANELTFLENSKYTNDLEKTTAAAVLVKKDFVTKVPKNTIALVCDEPYVKLALASKLFAPKLVESDGIDCVVGDNSTIMPNVYLGKNSIIGNNCTIMSGAYIADNVNIGNNTIIYPNVTVYRDCNIGNDCIIHAGTVIGSDGFGFAQSKGKYIKIYQNGNVEIGNDVEIGSNTSIDRAAFKSTIISDGVRLDNLVHIGHNCKLGVGCILTGQVGLSGSSILHEYVIMGGQSATSGHLEIAPFTTIAARGGVTKSIKEPKKQWAGFPLFEHKTWLKLQAKISKLL; this comes from the coding sequence TTGAAATTAAAAGATATAGCAATCGCATTAGATATAAAATGCGACAGTGAAATAGAAATAAGTGGATTAAATACATTAGTTGATTCAACTGCTAATGAATTAACATTTTTAGAAAATAGTAAATATACTAACGATTTAGAAAAAACTACAGCTGCTGCTGTTTTAGTAAAAAAAGATTTTGTCACAAAAGTTCCAAAAAATACTATTGCCCTTGTATGTGATGAACCTTATGTTAAATTAGCTCTTGCTTCAAAACTATTTGCACCAAAACTTGTAGAAAGTGATGGCATTGATTGTGTTGTTGGAGATAATTCAACAATTATGCCAAATGTCTATTTAGGTAAAAACTCTATTATTGGTAATAATTGTACTATTATGAGTGGTGCATATATTGCAGATAATGTAAATATTGGAAACAATACAATTATTTATCCAAATGTTACTGTTTATAGGGATTGCAATATAGGAAATGATTGTATAATACATGCAGGTACTGTAATTGGAAGTGATGGTTTTGGTTTTGCTCAAAGTAAAGGTAAATATATAAAAATCTATCAAAATGGAAATGTAGAAATTGGAAACGATGTTGAAATTGGTTCTAATACTTCTATTGACAGAGCTGCTTTTAAGTCTACAATTATAAGTGATGGGGTTAGATTAGATAATTTAGTTCATATTGGTCATAATTGTAAACTTGGAGTGGGATGTATTTTAACTGGACAAGTTGGACTTTCTGGTTCTTCAATACTGCATGAATATGTTATTATGGGTGGACAAAGTGCAACATCAGGACATCTTGAAATTGCACCATTTACTACAATTGCTGCTCGTGGTGGAGTTACAAAAAGTATAAAAGAACCAAAAAAACAATGGGCAGGATTCCCTTTGTTTGAACATAAAACTTGGCTAAAATTACAAGCTAAAATTTCTAAATTATTATAA
- the ilvN gene encoding acetolactate synthase small subunit: MNNFNHYYDSENARKVISVIVLNENNVLSRIAGLFSARGYNIDSLTVAPISDSEYSRMTIVTTGDRRVIDQIVKQLNKLIPVLRVNEHFDVVEKETVLVKIPVDQNLSDVDVLARAYNGSIQNVTQDCIIISATDEPSRIANFVKVIKNYNPIEIVKSGVVAMER; the protein is encoded by the coding sequence ATGAATAATTTTAATCACTACTATGATTCAGAAAATGCTAGAAAAGTTATCTCTGTTATTGTTTTAAATGAAAACAATGTTTTATCAAGAATTGCAGGTCTTTTTTCTGCACGTGGATATAATATTGACTCTTTAACTGTTGCCCCAATTAGTGATTCAGAATACTCAAGAATGACAATTGTAACAACAGGTGATAGAAGGGTGATAGATCAAATTGTTAAGCAATTAAATAAATTAATTCCTGTTTTAAGAGTAAATGAGCATTTTGATGTTGTAGAAAAAGAGACAGTTCTTGTAAAAATACCAGTTGATCAAAATTTAAGTGATGTAGATGTACTTGCTCGTGCTTATAATGGTTCAATTCAAAATGTTACTCAAGATTGTATTATCATATCTGCAACAGATGAACCAAGCAGGATTGCAAATTTTGTAAAAGTTATCAAAAACTATAACCCAATCGAAATAGTTAAAAGTGGTGTAGTTGCAATGGAACGATAA